The following are encoded in a window of Sminthopsis crassicaudata isolate SCR6 chromosome 3, ASM4859323v1, whole genome shotgun sequence genomic DNA:
- the CFAP210 gene encoding cilia- and flagella- associated protein 210 isoform X1, protein MKAMGTMTDPQVRFGRRAGQPREAIGETDPWIDSQIPSGTLLPRGVDLRQVTILPNDEWKRIQDSLDKLSREAAQLRAEKKAKKDMHLNSQEMVKHWANTYSGMRKQKLRDKELREQEEENEKQRIDMEEELHKAEERKKAIEHAKIQEYYQTDRVKTFHRALLLSKVLKERDAQIQYQKKKLNTDAKWEEELKQNIEKALKKEQEKTDKRQNDRMAFANDLLKQIKEREEAEEQRKKEEEKDAQEIEKQAKLHELEMIKRQEKKEEKMLECKKMHLETMENRSIIRAIEEQQQEEEDEKIRKFIKAKKALANIRREKDAEAHKLMEERKERIFNYLSELVRQKLGNEDDILARDIAEAEAEREQEEKEKEEKRKANLREIEEYRIAVEKRKMEQKEQEKKESEETLKALKEADKLFWEHRGENKQKKDNEKKTTQSFLIQQIAEKKVNLKQQLENDLDYQKESEALVFEKEKEFKQYAREVIESESKSAKNVYPLLNAVKYGPGSGRGPPFTERGGIRPSYQAKDFHGNQLPDYTSRRSVEHDSIGKTKRRLGFTW, encoded by the exons ATGAAGGCCATGGGCACCATGACCGACCCTCAGGTGCGGTTCGGTCGGCGAGCCGGACAACCTCGAGAAGCCATAG GGGAAACTGATCCATGGATTGACAGCCAAATTCCAAGTGGCACTCTTTTACCAAGAGGAGTAGATCTTCGTCAAGTTACTATACTTCCAAATGATGAGTGGAAGAGAATTCAAGATAGCCTTGACAAGTTGAGCAGAGAGGCAGCACAGCTTCGTGCTGaaaagaaggcaaagaaagaTATGCATTTAAATTCACAAGAAATGGTGAAACATTGGGCCAATACTTATTCA gggatgagaaaacagaaactcAGAGATAAAGAATTGCGTgaacaagaggaagaaaatgaaaagcaacGAATTGACATGGAAGAAGAATTACAtaaagcagaagaaagaaaaaaggctatTGAACATGCAAAAATCCAAGAATATTACCAGACAGACAGAGTGAAGACTTTCCAT AGAGCACTTCTTCTTAGTAAAGTTCTAAAAGAACGAGACGCACAGATTCAGTACCAGAAGAAAAAGCTAAATACAGATGCAAAGTGGGAGGAAGAATTgaaacaaaatattgaaaaagctttaaaaaaagaacaagaaaaaacagacaaacgTCAAAATGACAGAATGGCCTTTGCAAATGATCTTCTTAAGCA aataaagGAGCGAGAAGAAGcagaggaacaaaggaaaaaagaagaagaaaaagatgcccaagaaatagaaaaacaggcTAAATTGCATGAATTGGAAATGATaaagagacaggaaaagaaggaagaaaagatgctTGAATGcaagaaaatgcatctt gaaaCCATGGAAAATAGAAGTATAATCAGAGCAATAGAGGAACAACAacaagaggaggaagatgaaaaaattagaaaatttattaaagcaaAGAAGGCTCTGGCAAatatcagaagagaaaaagatgctGAAGCACACAA ACTGATGGAAGAAcgaaaagaaaggatttttaacTACCTGAGTGAACTTGTTAGACAGAAACTTGGCAATGAAGATGATATTCTTGCTAGAGATATTGCAGAAGCTGAGGCTGAAAGggaacaggaagaaaaagaaaaagaagaaaaaaggaaagcaaatttgAGAGAGATTGAAGAATATAGAATTGCAGTG gaaaaaagaaaaatggaacaaaaagaacaagaaaaaaaagaatctgaagaaACCCTGAAAGCTCTCAAAGAAGCAGATAAATTGTTTTGGGAGCACCGAggggaaaacaagcaaaaaaaggataatgaaaaGAAGACAACACAATCATTCCTTATTCAGCAAATT gcTGAAAAGAAGGTTAATTTGAAGCAACAGTTGGAAAATGATTTGGATTATCAGAAAGAGTCTGAAGCTCTTGtgtttgaaaaggaaaaagaatttaagCAATATGCAAGAGAAGTAATTGAATCAGAATCAAAATCAGCAAAAAATGTTTACCCTCTGTTAAATGCTGTTAAATATGGTCCTGGAAGTGGCCGGGGACCACCTTTTACAGAGAGAGGTGGCATCCGACCCAGCTATCAGGCAAAGGATTTTCATGGAAACCAGCTCCCTGATTATACCTCTAGAAGATCAGTGGAACATGATAGTATTGGAAAGACTAAAAGACGACTAGGTTTTACATGGTAG
- the CFAP210 gene encoding cilia- and flagella- associated protein 210 isoform X2 — protein sequence MKAMGTMTDPQVRFGRRAGQPREAIGETDPWIDSQIPSGTLLPRGVDLRQVTILPNDEWKRIQDSLDKLSREAAQLRAEKKAKKDMHLNSQEMVKHWANTYSGMRKQKLRDKELREQEEENEKQRIDMEEELHKAEERKKAIEHAKIQEYYQTDRVKTFHVLSMIPYFSYLFNRIKEREEAEEQRKKEEEKDAQEIEKQAKLHELEMIKRQEKKEEKMLECKKMHLETMENRSIIRAIEEQQQEEEDEKIRKFIKAKKALANIRREKDAEAHKLMEERKERIFNYLSELVRQKLGNEDDILARDIAEAEAEREQEEKEKEEKRKANLREIEEYRIAVEKRKMEQKEQEKKESEETLKALKEADKLFWEHRGENKQKKDNEKKTTQSFLIQQIAEKKVNLKQQLENDLDYQKESEALVFEKEKEFKQYAREVIESESKSAKNVYPLLNAVKYGPGSGRGPPFTERGGIRPSYQAKDFHGNQLPDYTSRRSVEHDSIGKTKRRLGFTW from the exons ATGAAGGCCATGGGCACCATGACCGACCCTCAGGTGCGGTTCGGTCGGCGAGCCGGACAACCTCGAGAAGCCATAG GGGAAACTGATCCATGGATTGACAGCCAAATTCCAAGTGGCACTCTTTTACCAAGAGGAGTAGATCTTCGTCAAGTTACTATACTTCCAAATGATGAGTGGAAGAGAATTCAAGATAGCCTTGACAAGTTGAGCAGAGAGGCAGCACAGCTTCGTGCTGaaaagaaggcaaagaaagaTATGCATTTAAATTCACAAGAAATGGTGAAACATTGGGCCAATACTTATTCA gggatgagaaaacagaaactcAGAGATAAAGAATTGCGTgaacaagaggaagaaaatgaaaagcaacGAATTGACATGGAAGAAGAATTACAtaaagcagaagaaagaaaaaaggctatTGAACATGCAAAAATCCAAGAATATTACCAGACAGACAGAGTGAAGACTTTCCATGTACTATCTATGATTCCTTACTTTTCATATCTatttaatag aataaagGAGCGAGAAGAAGcagaggaacaaaggaaaaaagaagaagaaaaagatgcccaagaaatagaaaaacaggcTAAATTGCATGAATTGGAAATGATaaagagacaggaaaagaaggaagaaaagatgctTGAATGcaagaaaatgcatctt gaaaCCATGGAAAATAGAAGTATAATCAGAGCAATAGAGGAACAACAacaagaggaggaagatgaaaaaattagaaaatttattaaagcaaAGAAGGCTCTGGCAAatatcagaagagaaaaagatgctGAAGCACACAA ACTGATGGAAGAAcgaaaagaaaggatttttaacTACCTGAGTGAACTTGTTAGACAGAAACTTGGCAATGAAGATGATATTCTTGCTAGAGATATTGCAGAAGCTGAGGCTGAAAGggaacaggaagaaaaagaaaaagaagaaaaaaggaaagcaaatttgAGAGAGATTGAAGAATATAGAATTGCAGTG gaaaaaagaaaaatggaacaaaaagaacaagaaaaaaaagaatctgaagaaACCCTGAAAGCTCTCAAAGAAGCAGATAAATTGTTTTGGGAGCACCGAggggaaaacaagcaaaaaaaggataatgaaaaGAAGACAACACAATCATTCCTTATTCAGCAAATT gcTGAAAAGAAGGTTAATTTGAAGCAACAGTTGGAAAATGATTTGGATTATCAGAAAGAGTCTGAAGCTCTTGtgtttgaaaaggaaaaagaatttaagCAATATGCAAGAGAAGTAATTGAATCAGAATCAAAATCAGCAAAAAATGTTTACCCTCTGTTAAATGCTGTTAAATATGGTCCTGGAAGTGGCCGGGGACCACCTTTTACAGAGAGAGGTGGCATCCGACCCAGCTATCAGGCAAAGGATTTTCATGGAAACCAGCTCCCTGATTATACCTCTAGAAGATCAGTGGAACATGATAGTATTGGAAAGACTAAAAGACGACTAGGTTTTACATGGTAG
- the CFAP210 gene encoding cilia- and flagella- associated protein 210 isoform X3, whose translation MHLNSQEMVKHWANTYSGMRKQKLRDKELREQEEENEKQRIDMEEELHKAEERKKAIEHAKIQEYYQTDRVKTFHRALLLSKVLKERDAQIQYQKKKLNTDAKWEEELKQNIEKALKKEQEKTDKRQNDRMAFANDLLKQIKEREEAEEQRKKEEEKDAQEIEKQAKLHELEMIKRQEKKEEKMLECKKMHLETMENRSIIRAIEEQQQEEEDEKIRKFIKAKKALANIRREKDAEAHKLMEERKERIFNYLSELVRQKLGNEDDILARDIAEAEAEREQEEKEKEEKRKANLREIEEYRIAVEKRKMEQKEQEKKESEETLKALKEADKLFWEHRGENKQKKDNEKKTTQSFLIQQIAEKKVNLKQQLENDLDYQKESEALVFEKEKEFKQYAREVIESESKSAKNVYPLLNAVKYGPGSGRGPPFTERGGIRPSYQAKDFHGNQLPDYTSRRSVEHDSIGKTKRRLGFTW comes from the exons ATGCATTTAAATTCACAAGAAATGGTGAAACATTGGGCCAATACTTATTCA gggatgagaaaacagaaactcAGAGATAAAGAATTGCGTgaacaagaggaagaaaatgaaaagcaacGAATTGACATGGAAGAAGAATTACAtaaagcagaagaaagaaaaaaggctatTGAACATGCAAAAATCCAAGAATATTACCAGACAGACAGAGTGAAGACTTTCCAT AGAGCACTTCTTCTTAGTAAAGTTCTAAAAGAACGAGACGCACAGATTCAGTACCAGAAGAAAAAGCTAAATACAGATGCAAAGTGGGAGGAAGAATTgaaacaaaatattgaaaaagctttaaaaaaagaacaagaaaaaacagacaaacgTCAAAATGACAGAATGGCCTTTGCAAATGATCTTCTTAAGCA aataaagGAGCGAGAAGAAGcagaggaacaaaggaaaaaagaagaagaaaaagatgcccaagaaatagaaaaacaggcTAAATTGCATGAATTGGAAATGATaaagagacaggaaaagaaggaagaaaagatgctTGAATGcaagaaaatgcatctt gaaaCCATGGAAAATAGAAGTATAATCAGAGCAATAGAGGAACAACAacaagaggaggaagatgaaaaaattagaaaatttattaaagcaaAGAAGGCTCTGGCAAatatcagaagagaaaaagatgctGAAGCACACAA ACTGATGGAAGAAcgaaaagaaaggatttttaacTACCTGAGTGAACTTGTTAGACAGAAACTTGGCAATGAAGATGATATTCTTGCTAGAGATATTGCAGAAGCTGAGGCTGAAAGggaacaggaagaaaaagaaaaagaagaaaaaaggaaagcaaatttgAGAGAGATTGAAGAATATAGAATTGCAGTG gaaaaaagaaaaatggaacaaaaagaacaagaaaaaaaagaatctgaagaaACCCTGAAAGCTCTCAAAGAAGCAGATAAATTGTTTTGGGAGCACCGAggggaaaacaagcaaaaaaaggataatgaaaaGAAGACAACACAATCATTCCTTATTCAGCAAATT gcTGAAAAGAAGGTTAATTTGAAGCAACAGTTGGAAAATGATTTGGATTATCAGAAAGAGTCTGAAGCTCTTGtgtttgaaaaggaaaaagaatttaagCAATATGCAAGAGAAGTAATTGAATCAGAATCAAAATCAGCAAAAAATGTTTACCCTCTGTTAAATGCTGTTAAATATGGTCCTGGAAGTGGCCGGGGACCACCTTTTACAGAGAGAGGTGGCATCCGACCCAGCTATCAGGCAAAGGATTTTCATGGAAACCAGCTCCCTGATTATACCTCTAGAAGATCAGTGGAACATGATAGTATTGGAAAGACTAAAAGACGACTAGGTTTTACATGGTAG